In Quercus lobata isolate SW786 unplaced genomic scaffold, ValleyOak3.0 Primary Assembly Scq3eQI_73, whole genome shotgun sequence, a single window of DNA contains:
- the LOC115972752 gene encoding probable inactive DNA (cytosine-5)-methyltransferase DRM3, with product MVTELISLFISLCYVSGEDAQITELVDFITAAQIAEELEKDADDTTQGDEVRNSSDSPTHTNNETLFGTMEKTLRLLEMGFSESEVSSAIEKYGSEIPVSELADSIFADQISKSCVGGSEYSSYAFGTVKAKTEDFSFDAVSHSRNMNGSVSHARNINSAVSHSRNINGSAVSHSRNINGAAVSHSRNINVEQTFRGKRPKQESFDDCPDSVSQSRNINIGGNSKGKRPKQENIDDSSSFVDSTWIEEKVDPKITRYGRPNLFRENPSKSLDRMVAKPPYFCYANVVNISHDSWAKISQFLYALEPEFVNTQFFSALSRKEGYVHNLPTENRLHLLPKPPMTIEDAIPHTKQWWPSWDTRKQLNCISSGTSGTPLLCDRLGRMLTDSRGLLSSEQQRDILHHCRTLNLVWVGQYKLAPMEPEHIERILGYPLNHTQAAENSLTISV from the exons ATGGTAACTGAATTAATCAGTTTGTTCATCTCATTATGTTATGTCTCAGGTGAAGATGCTCAAATAACTGAATTAGTGGACTTCATAACTGCTGCCCAAATAGCTGAAGAGCTTGAAAAGGACGCAGATGATACAACTCAGGGGGATGAAGTTAGAAATTCAAGTGATAGCCCAACG CATACTAATAATGAAACCCTGTTTGGGACTATGGAGAAAACACTGCGTTTGCTTGAAATGGGTTTCTCTGAGAGTGAAGTTTCATCTGCAATTGAGAAGTACG GTTCAGAGATTCCAGTTTCAGAACTTGCTGACTCCATTTTTGCAGATCAAATCTCTAAGAGCTGTGTTGGAGGATCTGAG TATTCCTCATATGCTTTTGGAACTGTAAAAGCGAAGACAGAGGATTTTAGTTTCGATGCTGTTTCTCATTCGAGAAATATGAATGGTTCTGTATCTCATGCGAGAAATATCAACAGTGCTGTATCTCATTCGAGAAATATCAACGGTAGTGCTGTATCTCATTCAAGAAATATTAACGGTGCTGCTGTATCTCATTCAAGAAATATTAACGTTGAGCAAACCTTTAGAGGAAAAAGGCCAAAACAAGAGTCTTTTGATGACTGTCCAGATTCTGTTTCTCAGTCTAGGAATATTAATATTGGGGGAAATAGTAAGGGGAAAAGACCGAAACAGGAGAATATTGATGACTCGAGTTCTTTTGTTGACTCTACGTGGATTGAAGAAAAAGTCGACCCAAAAATCACCAGATACGGAAGGCCGAATCTATTCAGAGAAAATCCGTCCAAGAGTCTTGATAGAATGGTAGCTAAACCTCCATATTTCTGTTATgcaaatgttgtgaatatatcTCATGACTCTTGggcaaaaatttcacaattctTATATGCCCTTGAGCCTGAATTTGTTAATACCCAGTTTTTCTCAGCCTTGAGTAGAAAAGAAGGCTATGTACACAATCTTCCTACTGAAAATAGGTTGCACCTCCTTCCAAAGCCTCCAATGACCATCGAAGATGCT ATACCACATACTAAGCAATGGTGGCCATCATGGGATACAAGGAAGCAGTTAAACTGCATCAGTTCTGGAACCAGTGGAACACCTCTGCTCTGTGATAGGCTTGGAAGGATGTTAACTGATTCTCGAGGACTGCTCTCATCTGAACAGCAGAGAGATATCCTTCATCATTGCCGGACATTAAATCTTGTGTGGGTTGGCCAGTATAAATTGGCTCCCATGGAACCTGAACATATAGAGCGTATTCTAGGCTATCCATTGAATCACACTCAAGCTGCTGAGAATAGTTTAACGATTAGTGTTTGA